Proteins co-encoded in one Lates calcarifer isolate ASB-BC8 linkage group LG17, TLL_Latcal_v3, whole genome shotgun sequence genomic window:
- the LOC108879560 gene encoding LOW QUALITY PROTEIN: desmoplakin-like (The sequence of the model RefSeq protein was modified relative to this genomic sequence to represent the inferred CDS: deleted 2 bases in 2 codons), whose translation MSLYGSQQGLNRRIGSKGDLTGGGTYHYARSEVVHGGGNGYEPYMDGYKTYTFSKSSTGGMGGGMMSGMSGGMGGGMSGGMGGGMMSGMSSGMGGGMITQISNSGLMTQVGSGMGGSSLSAIHQRAMILQGQCQEYLKKAEYALQSGGAPSDAERYMAMAKETIEQLKGCAMDLRQMGQPNDNVVRTLEICKDQLKGVHMAMTGSMQRRRSTRGSSGGWEEPGRSFHDATGWIAQQKRLIETAPWGDDPVAIDQQLVSHQKFHSSIQRSPEVDRARDDLIKKGDKANHHALEQEWDSLQQMSFSRTQQLRELQEILQEISREIMWVNDREEEELVFDWGDKNIDQYIPKKQESYSKLMSALEDKEKDLNKLKSKVDSLLQNNHPASDKIEAYKDTLQTQWSWLLQITKCIDIHLKENAAYNQFFKEANETYSALQKEHETVRKKFTCDKNTSLENLLDLLRGLEREKEKIMENKRQVQHLVNRSKSIVRLKPRNPEEKSSSPIIVKALCDFKQDQKVILKNNEAILKDNSQRSKWHVTGPGGLDMLVPSVCLIIPPPNPLSISLANKNEQYYEAILSIWNQLYINVKSLIAWQYCLLDIKRINSLTITMLAKMRPEEYRQIIKSLETHYEEFKLCSHGSQMFADEDKRSIENQFTGAQAHYDQLVVQLPTYIAQQEQIEVQQAAEQQRQQQLIIIQQQQQQAAAEAEAKRLEEEARRAELKKQSEKKMVVNKDQVIKKEVVKVTKAESGKRRVMSGASASSASSVSSSSSRILSELHALRLRLEGAEGSLSQHIHICLGDDGVHDCGLRITQLETVQHDIDSMREEYLRLKERILKELEGMSDSDKAQFLRSELGIINQRLGSLETSSSAYLQRLRALRDMLESVARAEDIVKVHEARLTEKETTSLSPSEVEEYMSILKNITAELEQKKDVLASMEAELAKASHWNGQVGGPFHRCDMMLSRYTEQVGLLSDRWRRILGQIDTRLQDLQLYLPQLQHYKQTSTSLLEWIEATRKKQDALQATKIESVQALKDHINAQKALNTEIKARRETIEGVLKDNEACVHSIKDYETDLSSYTSGLETLLNIPIKRTMLKSPSMDLNQEAIELQTRYMELLTLSDDYYRFLGELLKNMEELKIRNTRIDLLEEELRQLKEDIQDRNAKNKSLEDAVSRYQLELSQSQDQLLSMEEVKRNTAMQCSATRESLDSTQGQLADLNDQVARLNYLLEEEKRKRRLAEERYTQQQEEYESVLRKRQKELETVSWSKVELEKSVASKDHEIEQLRRQLAEEAARIKELQKEISKVRSHCSEEISKLKLSYESQIHVSRTDIQRLAAQREEDTAELQMQYDRMESERRDLEEDLRRLRMSFSQVEEQKKRAEEEAHSQRAVITEEGRRRRELESEVEGLIRQRNQESSKYREELAEAMNALQEKTEQLAYIKHSLEEETRRRKTIEEGQDVLEQSVAQLQVKLTNSSMAATQLRECEDELEKIRLELERESRERSRVEQNMSRLQGRIKDLQSVRDGLESQVENLRKANQEEVARRRQVETELDKTTVAMKEYTSTITSLRQSQEQASSSGKRAEEECLRLQEELERSLRQNKTSSEQITRLSAELKALQQQLLQEQARVKEANLRNESLYRTIEEKSKALNANSVELQRLKEMTESQTKERLRMEEELRATRHDKEELLRSNQGKEDELSSQITALERQLQASERSNVDYHNLVSELSSEREKLKLETERIQKQATETTAMMQSLQSQYNDIVNERDALLLKLQLSEKDRDRLQMLEEELSRIKLSLDSEQRSKQRLQEENERVKRDLSYWKEQHDSKNSLIRQCDSDKERLERERNSLKSEIERLMRELRELEETYKNRLAALQKELQEVTIVRQTMETELKKAREPPTLDASSVVFDGVRKPVTADKLLDCGVLDKPTFNQLAKGHKTVPEVSVDKKVSLKGTGPIAGVVIEGPKGSGSIGGPLCKMTLTEAKKENLLPPDSVDLLLDAQAATGHIIDPRTNQKLTVEEACDQGVIDEEDKERLLAAEAAAVGYSGPGTGKPLSVFQAMKKGMIDKNTTLRLLQAQESVGGILDPILSVFLPKDTAIERKLIDDDICRALSKRPELYLDPESEDGVTYMAMKRRCRVEPHTGLLLLPVSEKTDPSKIVFDGVRKPVTAKQLLDCGVLDKPTFRDLEKGKKTVPDVSEDKNINLKGTGPIAGVIAGNQGKMSLSDAKKQMLLPEDCADLLLEAQAATGHIIDPRNNKKLTVEEACATGVVDLKDRDKLLAAEAAAVGYKDPSSAKPLSVFEAMKKGLIDKKTGLRLLQAQESVGGILDPNLSVFLPKDTAIKRNLLDENLHNALKQNPASYLDPETEEDVSYGALKKRCKTEPHTGLLLLPITEKLDPSKLVFDGVRKPVTAQELLDCGVLDKPTFKKLMKGERTVPEVSEDKKVALKGTGSIAGVAAGPLGKMSFTEAKKQMVMPPDSADLLLDAQAATGHIIDPTTNQKLTVEEACVRGVVDIRDRDRLLAAEAAAVGYRDPSTGKPLSVYEAMKKGIIDRKTGVRLLQAQESAGGILDPNLSVFLPKETAMKRNLLDEDLSYALKQSPSCYLDPDTDRDVSYGALKKRSKTESHTGLTLLPITERKDPSKLMFEGVRKPVSAQQLFECGVLDKPTFDQLVKGVKSVPAVSAEKMVFLKGTGPISGVVAGRQGKMSFSEAKKQKLLPDASADLLLEAQAATGHIIDPKTNQKLTVDEACAKGVVDIGDRDKLLAAEAAAVGFKDPSTAKPLSVFEAMKKGLIDKKTGLRLLQAQESVGGILDPNLSVFLPKETAIKRNLLDENLRNTLNQRPACYFDPENERDISYGALKGRCNTDTHTGLHILPVSEKFDPSKLLFDGVRKTVTAQQLLECGVLDKPTFSQLVKGEKTVPDVSVDKKIFLKGTGSIAGVAAGPLRKMSFTEAKKKKVMPSNSADMLLDAQAATGHIVDPRTNQKLTVKEACARGVVDKEDESKLFAAEAAAIGYKDPNTNKLLSAGQAMRMGLIDRETALRLLQAQEAVGGILDPALSVFLPKDVAKDRDLIDDGLYQALIQSPECYLDPDTQQPTTYVSLKKKCKADLSTGLLLLPEPKKAVTVQGLRGPVSVIDLVDANLLGQSDMDQLSKGRLTGKDIEDRLRSYLRGSTCIAGVYDEASEKVMPIYQAMKDGLLRPGTTLELLEAQAASGFIVDPVNNQYLTVGDAYNKRLFGPEFKDNLLAAERAVTGYKLPGTDKVISLFQAIERGLVERGHGIRLLEAQIASGGIIDPEHSHRIDVNLAYKRGYFDEKMNKILTDQGVDTKGFFDPNTEENLTYQELKKRCIIDKKSGLILLPIVDKREATLKNTLRKRRVVIVDPETNKEMTVREAYDKGYIDYETFLELSEQECEWEEVTITAPDGSERFVINDKKTGRQYDITELLEQGVIAQSDLNRYRSRAITLTQFADIITNKTRYGSSSVSSSSATRPSAASATSSVTSSSTLRTSEASVTSSKITSSSSSSSGLSRPLSPTLAKMTTTRTTTVTERSAASSSFGRDSPDSLKHISSVSITLSSPTEAVGEQEPVGAIFDTETLEKISITEALDRGLVDSITAQRLLEAQACTGGIVNPTNGKRLGIQEASRQGIVTNDMISLLKPAQKAFVGFEDVKTRRKMSAAEAMKEMWLPYEAGQRFMEYQYVTGGLYDPEAGCRRSIEDALKMEWLDGRSAQKLQDVRHHQKTLTCPKSKLKISYKDALDNCLVEESTGVKMLQASSVSSRGISSPYNVSSAPGSTTGSRSGSRRSSRRSSVDLGSPTSSLSTRYSHTSFTSFSSTK comes from the exons ATGAGTTTGTACGGGTCTCAGCAGGGCCTGAACCGCAGGATCGGGTCCAAAGGCGACCTGACCGGCGGGGGGACGTACCATTACGCGCGGAGCGAGGTCGTACACGGAGGCGGTAATGGATACGAGCCGTACATGGACGGATACAAAACCTACACCTTTTCAAAGTCCTCTACGGGCGGCATGGGAGGCGGAATGATGAGCGGAATGTCGGGCGGCATGGGAGGCGGAATGTCGGGCGGCATGGGAGGCGGAATGATGAGCGGAATGTCGAGCGGCATGGGAGGCGGAATGATAACCCAGATATCAAACAGCGGATTGATGACCCAGGTGGGAAGCGGCATGGG TGGCTCCAGCCTCAGTGCCATCCACCAGAGGGCCATGATCCTGCAGGGCCAGTGCCAGGAGTACCTGAAGAAAGCCGAATACGCCCTTCAGTCT GGTGGCGCCCCCAGTGATGCAGAGCGCTACATGGCGATGGCCAAAGAGACGATTGAGCAGCTGAAGGGCTGTGCGATGGATCTGAGACAGATGGGACAACCGAACGACAACGTAGTCCGGAC TCTGGAGATCTGTAAGGACCAGCTGAAGGGGGTCCACATGGCCATGACAGGCAgcatgcagaggaggaggagcaccAGAGGGAGCTCTGGAGGCTGGGAGGAGCCTGGAAGGAGCTTCCATGATGCTACGGGCTGGATTGCACAGCAAAAG cgtCTGATTGAAACTGCTCCCTGGGGAGACGACCCTGTAGCCATCGACCAGCAGCTCGTCAGCCATCAGAAGTTTCATAGCTCCATCCAGAGGAGCCCGGAGGTGGACCGAGCCAGGGACGACCTG ATTAAGAAAGGAGACAAGGCGAATCATCACGCTCTGGAACAGGAATGGGACAGTCTGCAG CAAATGTCGTTCAGTCGGACCCAGCAGCTGCGAGAACTTCAGGAGATCCTTCAAGAAATATCCAGAGAGATCATGTGGGTGAacgacagggaggaggaggagctggtgtTCGACTGGGGAGACAAGAACATCGACCAGTACATCCCCAAGAAGCAGGAGAGCTACTCC AAACTGATGAGTGCGCTGGAGGACAAAGAGAAGGacctgaataaactgaaaagCAAAGTGGATTCGCTCCTGCAGAACAACCACCCGGCCTCAGACAAGATTGAG GCTTATAAAGACACCCTGCAGACTCAGTGGAGTTGGCTGCTTCAGATTACAAAATGCATCGACATTCATCTGAAGGAAAATGCGGCTTACAACCAG ttCTTTAAAGAGGCCAATGAGACGTACAGCGCCCTGCAGAAGGAACACGAGACCGTTCGTAAGAAGTTCACCTGTGACAAGAACACTTCTCTGGAGAACCTCCTGGACCTCCTCAGGGGACTCGAG agggagaaggagaagatcATGGAGAACAAGAGGCAGGTTCAGCATCTGGTCAACAGGTCAAAGAGCATCGTGAGGCTGAAACCCAGAAACCCTGAGGAGAAGAGCAGCAGCCCCATCATCGTCAAGGCTCTGTGTGACTTCAAACAAGATCAG AAAGTGATCCTTAAGAACAATGAGGCCATCCTGAAGGACAACAGTCAGCGCAGTAAGTGGCATGTTACTGGCCCAGGAGGACTCGACATGTTGGTGCCGTCTGTGTGTCTGATCATACCACCACCCAATCCACTCAGCATCAGCCTGGCCAACAA gaATGAGCAGTACTACGAGGCCATCCTGTCCATCTGGAATCAGCTCTACATCAACGTTAAGAGTCTCATC GCCTGGCAGTACTGTCTCCTGGACATCAAACGCATCAACTCCCTCACCATCACCATG ttgGCCAAGATGCGTCCTGAAGAGTATCGCCAAATTATCAAGAGCCTGGAGACTCACTACGAGGAGTTCAAACTGTGCAGCCACGGCTCCCAGATGTTTGCTGACGAGGACAAGAGGAGCATCGAGAACCAGTTCACCGGAGCCCAGGCCCACTATGACCAGCTGGTGGTGCAGCTGCCTACTTACA TTGCACAGCAGGAACAAATAGAAGTACAGCAAGCCGCCGAGCAGCAACGGCAACAGCAGCTGATTATaatacagcaacagcaacaacaagcTGCTGCCGAAGCGGAGGCCAAGAGGCTCGAAGAAGAGGCCAGGAGAGCAGAGCTGAAAAAACAATCGGAGAAGAAAATGGTGGTGAATAAAGATCAGGTGATCAAGAAGGAGGTGGTGAAAGTGACCAAGGCGGAGTCGGGGAAGAGGAGGGTGATGTCGGGCGCCTCTGCGTCCTCTgcttcttctgtctcctcctcatcctcacgCATCTTGTCAGAGCTGCACGCGCTCAGACTGAGGCTGGAGGGCGCAGAGGGCTCGCTGAGTCAGCACATTCATATCTGCCTCGGGGATGATGGAGTGCACGACTGTGGCCTCAGGATCACTCAGCTAGAG ACGGTGCAACATGACATAGACTCGATGCGTGAGGAGTACTTACGTCTGAAGGAGCGTATCCTTAAGGAGCTGGAGGGCATGAGTGATTCAGACAAAGCCCAGTTCCTCCGCAGTGAGCTTGGAATCATCAACCAAAGACTGGGCAGTCTGGAGACCAGCTCCTCAGCTTACCTACAGAG GCTGCGGGCTCTAAGGGACATGCTGGAGAGTGTGGCACGAGCTGAGGACATAGTGAAAGTTCATGAGGCGAGactcacagagaaagagaccaCTTCTCTGTCACCCAGCGAAGTGGAGGAGTACATGTCGATCCTGAAG AATATTACAGCAGAGTTGGAGCAGAAGAAAGATGTTCTGGCCTCCATGGAGGCAGAGTTGGCCAAGGCGAGCCACTGGAACGGCCAGGTGGGCGGACCCTTCCACAGGTGTGACATGATGCTGTCAAGATACACAGAGCAGGTGGGACTGCTGTCGGACCGCTGGAGACGGATCCTGGGACAGATTGACACCAg ACTCCAGGATCTGCAGCTGTATCTGCCTCAGCTGCAACACTACAAACAAACCAGCACCTCCCTTCTCGAATGGATTGAAGCCACGCGGAAAAAGCAGGATGCCCTGCAGGCCACCAAGATAGAGAGCGTCCAAGCACTAAAAGACCACATTAACGCCCAGAAG GCACTGAACACAGAAATCAAGGCAAGAAGGGAGACAATAGAGGGTGTGCTGAAGGACAACGAGGCCTGTGTGCACTCTATCAAG GACTATGAAACAGACCTTTCCTCTTACACATCTGGTTTGGAGACCTTGCTCAACATCCCCATCAAGAGGACAATGCTGAAATCCCCATCAATGGATCTTAACCAGGAG GCTATAGAACTACAGACCCGTTACATGGAGTTGTTGACCCTGTCTGATGACTACTACAGATTCCTGGGAGAGTTGCTCAAAAACATGGAGGAGCTGAAG ATTCGTAACACCAGGATCGACCTGTTGGAGGAAGAGCTTCGTCAGCTGAAGGAGGATATCCAAGACCGCAACGCCAAGAACAAATCGTTGGAGGATGCTGTGTCCCGCTACCAGCTGGAGCTGTCCCAGTCTCAGGACCAGCTGCTGTCGATGGAGGAGGTTAAGCGAAACACAGCCATGCAGTGCAGTGCCACCCGGGAAAGCCTGGATAGCACTCAGGGCCAGCTGGCAGACCTCAACGATCAGGTGGCACGACTCAACTACTTGcttgaagaagaaaagaggaagaggaggctggCGGAGGAGCGCTACactcagcagcaggaggagtaTGAGTCAGTGCTGAGGAAGAGGCAGAAGGAGCTGGAAACAGTCAGCTGGTCCAaggtggagctggagaagaGCGTGGCCAGTAAGGATCACGAGATCGAACAGCTGCGGCGTCAGCTTGCTGAGGAAGCGGCGAGGATTAAGGAGCTACAGAAGGAGATATCAAAGGTAAGGAGCCATTGCAGTGAGGAGATCAGTAAATTAAAGCTGAGCTACGAATCCCAGATCCATGTCAGTCGCACAGACATCCAGAGACTGGCGGCCCAGAGGGAGGAGGATACAGCTGAGCTCCAGATGCAGTATGACAGAATGGAGTCAGAGAGGAGGGATCTGGAGGAGGACCTCAGGAGGCTCAGGATGTCTTTCAGCCAGgttgaagaacaaaaaaagagggcagaggaggaagcTCATAGTCAGCGTGCTGTTATCACAGAGGAAGGGCGCAGGAGGAGAGAGCTGGAAAGTGAAGTGGAGGGGCTGATACGGCAGAGAAACCAGGAAAGCAGCAAGTATAGAGAAGAGCTGGCTGAGGCCATGAATGCCCTGCAGGAGAAGACTGAGCAGCTAGCCTACATCAAACATAGTCTAGAAGAGGAGACCCGCAGGAGAAAAACCATAGAGGAAGGGCAGGATGTGCTTGAACAGTCTGTGGCCCAGCTGCAGGTTAAGCTAACTAATTCATCGATGGCTGCAACTCAGCTAAGGGAGTGTGAGGACGAGCTTGAGAAGATACGTTTagagctggagagggagagcagagagcgAAGCAGAGTAGAGCAAAACATGAGTAGGTTGCAGGGACGCATCAAGGACCTTCAGAGTGTGAGAGATGGACTGGAGAGTCAGGTGGAGAATCTGAGGAAGGCGAACCAAGAGGAAGTGGCAAGAAGAAGGCAAGTAGAAACAGAGCTGGACAAGACAACTGTGGCCATGAAAGAGTACACAAGCACCATCACTTCACTACGCCAGAGCCAAGAGCAAGCCAGCTCATCAGGAAAGAGAGCTGAAGAAGAGTGTCTTAGGTTGCAGGAAGAGCTGGAGAGAAGCTTGAGACAAAATAAGACCTCCTCAGAGCAAATAACACGCCTGAGCGCCGAGCTGAAGGCTCTGCAGCAGCAACTACTCCAGGAGCAGGCCCGAGTCAAAGAAGCAAACCTCAGGAATGAGAGCCTTTACAGGACCATAGAGGAAAAGAGTAAAGCACTGAATGCAAACTCAGTTGAGCTTCAAAGGCTGAAGGAGATGACAGAATCCCAGACCAAAGAGAGgctgaggatggaggaggagctaAGGGCAACAAGACATGATAAAGAGGAACTCCTGAGATCCAACCAGGGAAAGGAAGATGAGCTCTCCTCCCAGATAACTGCCCTGGAGCGGCAGCTGCAGGCCAGTGAGCGCAGCAATGTAGACTACCACAACCTGGTCTCAGAGCTCTCCTCTGAGAGGGAGAAACTCAAGCTGGAGACTGAGAGAATACAAAAGCAGGCCACCGAG acaACTGCCATGATGCAATCCCTTCAGTCCCAGTACAATGACATTGTAAATGAGAGAGATGCTCTGTTGCTGAAATTGCAATTGTCAGAAAAGGATAGAGATCGTCTCCAAATGCTAGAGGAGGAACTCAGTCGCATTAAACTGTCCCTAGATTCTGAGCAGCGCAGTAAACAACGTCTAcaggaggagaatgagaggGTAAAGAGGGATTTAAGTTACTGGAAGGAACAACATGATAGCAAGAATAGCCTGATTAGGCAGTGCGACTCAGACAAGGAGCGTCTGGAGAGGGAAAGGAACTCTTTGAAAAGTGAGATAGAGAGGCTGATGAGGGAACTCAGGGAGCTTGAGGAGACATATAAAAATCGGCTAGCGGCCCTTCAGAAAGAACTGCAAGAGGTGACCATTGTCAGACAAACCATGGAGACTGAGCTGAAGAAAGCTAGAGAGCCCCCCACC TTGGATGcctcctctgtggtttttgATGGAGTTCGCAAGCCAGTCACAGCAGACAAGTTGCTTGACTGTGGTGTACTGGACAAGCCAACATTTAATCAGCTTGCCAAGGGGCATAAGACTGTCCCTGAAGTGTCTGTTGACAAAAAAGTCAGTCTAAAAGGTACAGGCCCAATTGCAGGGGTGGTAATTGAAGGTCCAAAAGGTTCAGGGTCCATTGGTGGACCCCTATGCAAAATGACTCTAACCGAAGCCAAGAAAGAGAATCTCCTGCCACCAGATAGTGTTGACCTGTTATTGGATGCTCAGGCTGCCACAGGCCACATCATTGACCCGAGAACTAATCAGAAGTTGACAGTTGAAGAGGCATGTGATCAAGGGGTAATTGATGAAGAGGACAAAGAGAGGTTGCTAGCAGCAGAAGCTGCAGCTGTAGGATATAGTGGTCCTGGCACAGGCAAGCCCCTTTCAGTATTTCAAGCCATGAAGAAAGGAATGATTGACAAGAACACAACACTGCGTCTGCTACAAGCCCAGGAGTCTGTGGGGGGCATCCTAGACCCCATACTCAGTGTATTCCTTCCCAAAGACACAGCCATTGAGCGTAAGCTAATTGATGATGACATATGTCGTGCTTTGAGTAAGAGGCCTGAGCTCTACCTGGACCCAGAGAGTGAGGACGGTGTAACATATATGGCAATGAAGAGGAGATGTAGGGTAGAGCCACACACAGGCCTTCTGCTTCTTCCTGTCTCTGAGAAAACAGACCCCTCCAAAATTGTCTTTGATGGTGTTCGGAAACCTGTCACAGCCAAGCAGCTACTTGATTGTGGTGTACTGGACAAGCCAACATTTAGAGATCtagagaaggggaaaaaaactgttcCAGATGTGTctgaagacaaaaacatcaatCTGAAGGGGACAGGGCCTATTGCTGGGGTTATAGCAGGGAATCAAGGCAAAATGTCTTTATCAGATGCCAAGAAACAAATGCTCCTGCCTGAGGATTGTGCAGATTTGCTACTGGAAGCTCAGGCTGCCACAGGTCATATCATTGACCCCAGAAACAATAAGAAGCTGACAGTAGAGGAGGCATGTGCCACAGGGGTTGTGGACCTTAAAGATCGAGACAAATTACTGGCagcagaagctgctgctgtgggatACAAGGATCCCAGCTCTGCCAAGCCTCTCTCAGTGTTTGAGGCCATGAAGAAAGGACTCATTGACAAGAAGACTGGACTTCGCCTCCTGCAGGCCCAGGAGTCAGTGGGAGGAATTCTAGATCCcaatctcagtgtgtttctaCCTAAAGACACAGCTATCAAGCGCAACCTTTTAGATGAAAACCTCCACAATGCTCTAAAACAGAATCCTGCTTCTTACCTTGACCCAGAAACTGAGGAGGATGTCAGCTATGGGGCATTAAAGAAAAGATGCAAGACAGAACCACACACAGGTCTACTACTTTTGCCAATCACTGAGAAGCTAGACCCTTCAAAACTCGTCTTTGATGGAGTGCGTAAGCCAGTAACAGCACAGGAGTTGCTTGATTGTGGAGTCCTGGACAAACCAACGTTCAAGAAGCTAATGAAAGGGGAGAGAACTGTTCCAGAGGTGTCTGAGGATAAGAAGGTTGCTCTAAAGGGGACAGGATCAATTGCTGGTGTAGCAGCTGGACCTTTAGGGAAAATGTCCTTTACAGAGGCCAAGAAACAGATGGTCATGCCCCCAGATAGTGCAGATTTGCTACTGGATGCTCAGGCTGCCACAGGCCATATCATTGACCCCACCACCAATCAGAAGTTAACAGTAGAGGAAGCATGTGTCAGAGGAGTGGTGGACATTAGGGATCGAGATAGACTCCTGgcagcagaggctgctgctgtgggCTACCGGGATCCAAGCACAGGTAAACCTCTTTCAGTGTATGAGGCAATGAAGAAGGGAATAATCGACAGGAAGACTGGTGTACGCCTGCTGCAGGCTCAGGAGTCTGCAGGGGGTATTCTAGATCCCAACCTCAGTGTGTTCCTCCCTAAAGAAACAGCTATGAAGCGCAACCTTTTGGATGAAGACCTCTCTTATGCACTAAAGCAAAGTCCTTCATGTTACCTTGACCCAGACACTGACCGTGATGTCAGCTATGGGGctttaaagaaaagaagcaaaacagAGTCACACACAGGCCTGACACTTCTGCCAATCACTGAGAGGAAGGACCCTTCCAAATTGATGTTTGAAGGGGTCCGCAAGCCCGTCTCAGCACAGCAGTTGTTTGAATGTGGAGTCCTTGACAAGCCAACATTTGACCAGCTAGTGAAAGGGGTGAAATCTGTCCCAGCGGTGTCAGCGGAAAAGATGGTCTTCCTAAAAGGTACTGGACCGATTTCAGGGGTGGTAGCTGGCCGTCAAGGAAAAATGTCATTCTCAGAAGCCAAGAAACAGAAGCTTCTTCCTGATGCTAGCGCAGATTTGCTGCTGGAGGCCCAGGCTGCTACAGGCCACATCATTGACCCTAAAACTAATCAGAAACTGACAGTAGACGAAGCATGTGCTAAAGGAGTGGTGGACATTGGGGATCGAGACAAATTATTGGCagcagaagctgctgctgtgggatTCAAGGATCCTAGTACAGCCAAACCTCTCTCAGTGTTTGAGGCCATGAAGAAAGGACTCATTGACAAGAAGACTGGACTTCGCCTCCTGCAGGCCCAGGAGTCAGTGGGAGGAATTCTAGATCCcaatctcagtgtgtttctaCCAAAAGAAACAGCTATCAAGCGCAACCTATTGGATGAAAACCTCCGTAATACACTAAACCAAAGACCTGCTTGCTATTTTGACCCAGAAAATGAGCGTGATATCAGCTATGGGGCTTTGAAGGGACGATGCAATACAGATACTCACACAGGTTTGCACATTTTGCCAGTTTCTGAGAAGTTTGATCCCTCCAAACTACTCTTTGATGGTGTCCGTAAGACAGTAACAGCACAGCAATTGCTTGAATGTGGGGTCCTGGACAAACCAACATTCAGCCAACTAGTAAAGGGAGAGAAAACTGTCCCAGACGTGTCTGTTGATAAGAAGATCTTCCTGAAGGGGACTGGATCAATTGCTGGTGTTGCAGCTGGTCCTTTAAGGAAAATGTCCTTTacagaggcaaagaaaaagaaagttatGCCTTCTAACAGTGCAGACATGCTACTGGATGCTCAGGCAGCTACAGGCCACATCGTTGACCCCAGAACTAATCAGAAACTGACAGTAAAAGAAGCGTGTGCCAGAGGAGTGGTGGACAAAGAGGATGAATCAAAGTTGTTtgcagctgaggctgctgctaTTGGCTACAAAGACCCAAATACTAACAAGCTCCTATCAGCGGGCCAGGCCATGAGGATGGGATTAATTGACAGGGAAACAGCTCTACGTTTACTTCAGGCTCAAGAGGCTGTAGGGGGCATTTTGGACCCTGCCCTCAGTGTATTCCTACCCAAAGACGTCGCTAAGGATCGGGATCTCATAGATGACGGTCTATACCAGGCCTTGATTCAAAGTCCTGAGTGCTATCTGGACCCAGACACCCAACAACCAACTACCTATGTATCTctgaagaaaaaatgtaaagctgATCTAAGCACAGGTCTTTTGTTACTTCCTGAACCCAAAAAGGCAGTAACTGTCCAGGGGCTCAGAGGCCCAGTGTCTGTTATAGATCTGGTGGATGCAAACCTGCTGGGACAGTCTGACATGGATCAACTGAGCAAGGGTAGACTGACAGGCAAGGACATTGAAGACCGCTTGCGCTCCTACCTGAGAGGTTCCACCTGCATAGCAGGGGTTTATGATGAGGCTAGTGAAAAGGTGATGCCCATATATCAGGCCATGAAAGATGGACTGTTGCGACCTGGGACCACTCTGGAACTGCTTGAGGCCCAGGCCGCCTCAGGTTTTATAGTTGATCCCGTCAATAACCAGTATTTGACTGTTGGTGATGCCTATAATAAAAGACTGTTTGGGCCAGAGTTTAAAGACAACCTGCTAGCAGCAGAGAGGGCTGTTACTGGTTACAAATTGCCTGGTACAGACAAGGTTATCTCCCTCTTTCAGGCCATAGAAAGAGGTCTAGTGGAGAGAGGCCATGGTATCCGTCTGCTAGAGGCGCAGATTGCCAGTGGTGGTATCATCGATCCTGAACACAGCCATCGTATTGATGTGAATCTAGCCTATAAGAGAGGTTACTTTGATGAAAAAATGAACAAGATCCTGACTGATCAGGGTGTTGATACTAAAGGTTTCTTTGacccaaacacagaggaaaacctaACCTATCAGGAGCTTAAGAAACGGTGTATCATAGATAAGAAGAGTGGTCTAATCCTTTTGCCCATCGTGGACAAGAGAGAGGCAACTCTGAAGAACACTctgagaaagaggagagtggTAATTGTGGacccagaaacaaacaaagagatgaCAGTACGTGAAGCATATGACAAAGGGTATATTGACTACGAAACCTTCCTGGAGCTGTCCGAGCAGGAGTGTGAGTGGGAGGAAGTCACTATCACTGCCCCAGATGGTTCAGAACGGTTTGTTATCAATGACAAGAAGACTGGAAGACAATATGACATCACTGAGCTGCTTGAACAGGGAGTGATTGCTCAGTCAGATCTAAATCGGTACCGCTCGCGTGCCATCACCCTCACTCAATTTGCAGATATCATCACTAACAAGACCAGATATGGATCATCAtcagtatcatcatcatcagctacAAGGCCATCAGCAGCTTCA